TGCAGATAAATTCTTTGTTGATTGATGCTGTCTTTGGTAATCGGTTTTTCAGGAGTTCCGCCATCAAACTGCCATAAGGTATCTTCTTTAAATATAAAAAATACCTTGTCGTTTTTTATATAATACTTTGCTACCGAAGAATAATGACTGTCTGATATGAAATGTTTGACCATTCTCAGTTTTTGCTGATCATAATAGAAATGCACTTCGCCTTCTAGTTCCTCACAGTGGTAGTCAAAGCCTGTTGAATCTAATTTTTTAGCCAGCAGCTGTTCATTGAGAACAGTAAATTCCTGTTTGATCTGGTCTGTGGTTTCCGGGGATTTACCGGATGACAAAGTGCCTGCCTGGGCTACCGTGCTGTCCTTTGGTGATCCGTGTGGAACATCAGGATTATTTTCTTTTTTACATGAAACGAGCAATGCCAAGCAAAGACCGGAGATAAAAATTTTCATATTATTAATTTGGATGGTCAATAATACAAAAAATAGAAGGAATAACAGGTCACCATGGGGAAAAATATAAGTCAAAAATTTTTCATCAAAAGGAGATAAAATTGTCCTCCATAAAAAAAGACCCGTTATGTCGGGTCTTTTGTATTGTTTTTTATTGATATCTTTTATGTTCTTCGCTTTTCACAAATAGTTTTCTGATAGGCTTGAAGAATGCTTTGTATTTTTCAGCATCAAACAACTGAGAGTCGGTGAGTGCTTTGAAGGTCATCCATATTCCAAAAGGAAATAAAATCATATTCGGAAGCCATGCTGCGAGATAAGGATCCATTTTTCCACCCCATGCGATATTTTCGATCCCAAGGTTCATAACATAAAAAATAATGAATATGACAATGGCAATAATAACAGGAACTCCCATCCCTCCTTTTCTGATAATAGATCCCAAACTGGCTCCAATTAAAAAGAAAATAATACAGGTTACTGAATAGGATATTATTCTTTGCTGATAGATAATTACTTTGCTGAAATATTTTACATTTTGGTTAATTTCTGTTGTTTTTCCCTCTACTGTATTTTTAAGGTTGTCCAGACGACTGTGTGCAGAATAAATCATTTCCAGCTTTTTAGCCTCTTTTACGGTATCCAGCTTTACCTGTTGTTTAGGTTTGGCTTTTGACTTATTCTGATCCATATAACCAATAACCGGATTGGCCTGGTTAATGGCATCACTGCTTACTGTCGTAAAAAATGTCTGGTTATCTTTTTTTATTTTTGAAATGGTCGTATTGAGTTCATTGTAGGTGTTAAAACGATAGTCATCCGTAATTTGCTCTTTTTCAATAGCCTGATCAATAAGTTCACTAATATCGAAGTGGGAAACGAGTGTATCAAATTTTATAGCCTGATCGGGTTGCTTTTGCCTTGCATCGCCACCTTTGATATTATCTTCGTAGATATACCCATTGTATAACACCAGTTTTAAAAAGTTTTTATTCACTGCCGGAGCAAATTTTCCTTTTTCAGCAACAATGGTCTGTTGATTTTCGTAGGTACTTGCTTTTTTATGAACGAATACACCTTCAATATTTTCTCCGTTTTCACCATAGATCTTATCAAATTTTACCATATATCCCGGAAGCTGATCCAGAAACTGTCCCGGCGTAAAGTTAAGCGCGGGTTTGGTTTGGGCGATATTGAAAAGCATATTCTTGGCTTTCTTCTGAAAATCAGGAATGATATTATTGGAAAAGAAATAGAGGAGGATAGCCAAAACGGTAGTCACACCCAGTAGTGGAAGCATCACCCGGGTCAGCGATATCCCGGCTGCCTTCATGGCAGCAAGTTCATAACGCTCTCCAAATTCTCCGAAAGACATGATACTGGCCAGAAGAATGGTAAGGGGCAGTACCAGACTGACAACGCTGACTCCCAGATAAAAGAGAAGTTTTAGGATTTGCCAGTAGCTTAATCCCTTTCCCATAAATTGCCCCAATTGAACCCAGATAATGTTTACAATAAAAATGAAAAACAAAACACTGAATATAAAGAAAAACGGTCCAAAGAAGGTTTTTATGATATATCGATCGAGTATTTTTAACATGCGCCAAAATTAATGAAAAAGCCACAAAGTTTTCTTTGTGGCTCTTATATTTTATGAAATTTTTATGAAAGCAAATGACCTTTTCTCGAATTCACTGTCGGATATCATCTGCCACAGAGTTTTATAATTCTGTAATCACGTAATTTTTAAATTTATTCTTGTCAAATACGAACATATTGGGATCCAGATCCTGGTTTTCCTTGTATTCTTTAATGGCGATTACGGCAACATCCTTATTGTTTCCGTGCTGTTCAAGTTTTACCATCTGGTTTTTCGAAGAGTCTACGAAGAGATAGACATATTTTAATCCGTTGGCTTTTA
The sequence above is a segment of the Chryseobacterium sp. MYb264 genome. Coding sequences within it:
- a CDS encoding LptF/LptG family permease, with the translated sequence MLKILDRYIIKTFFGPFFFIFSVLFFIFIVNIIWVQLGQFMGKGLSYWQILKLLFYLGVSVVSLVLPLTILLASIMSFGEFGERYELAAMKAAGISLTRVMLPLLGVTTVLAILLYFFSNNIIPDFQKKAKNMLFNIAQTKPALNFTPGQFLDQLPGYMVKFDKIYGENGENIEGVFVHKKASTYENQQTIVAEKGKFAPAVNKNFLKLVLYNGYIYEDNIKGGDARQKQPDQAIKFDTLVSHFDISELIDQAIEKEQITDDYRFNTYNELNTTISKIKKDNQTFFTTVSSDAINQANPVIGYMDQNKSKAKPKQQVKLDTVKEAKKLEMIYSAHSRLDNLKNTVEGKTTEINQNVKYFSKVIIYQQRIISYSVTCIIFFLIGASLGSIIRKGGMGVPVIIAIVIFIIFYVMNLGIENIAWGGKMDPYLAAWLPNMILFPFGIWMTFKALTDSQLFDAEKYKAFFKPIRKLFVKSEEHKRYQ